A genomic segment from Pseudomonas mendocina encodes:
- the nadC gene encoding carboxylating nicotinate-nucleotide diphosphorylase: MPNLTLAELSSEIEANVRRALAEDIGSGDITAQLIPAERLASARVITREEAVICGTTWVDAVFRQLDPRVAVHWQVQDGDRVHADQTLFTLEGPARALLSGERSALNFLQTLSAVATRCRHYADIVEGTQVKLLDTRKTLPGLRLAQKYAVTCGGCHNHRIGLFDAFLIKENHIAACGGVAQAISAAHQIAPGKPVEVEVESLEELREALEAGADIVMLDELSLEDMREAVKLTAGRAKLEASGGINDSTLRVIAETGVDYISLGTLTKDVKAVDLSMRLSL; the protein is encoded by the coding sequence ATGCCCAACCTGACCCTCGCCGAACTCAGCAGCGAAATCGAAGCCAATGTCCGCCGCGCCCTGGCCGAAGACATCGGCAGCGGCGATATCACCGCCCAGCTGATTCCGGCAGAGCGCCTGGCCAGCGCCCGCGTGATCACCCGCGAAGAGGCTGTGATTTGCGGCACGACGTGGGTCGATGCGGTCTTTCGTCAGCTCGACCCACGCGTGGCAGTACACTGGCAGGTGCAGGACGGCGACCGAGTGCACGCCGACCAAACCCTGTTCACCCTTGAGGGCCCGGCTCGCGCCCTACTCAGCGGCGAGCGTAGCGCACTGAACTTCCTGCAGACCCTGTCAGCCGTTGCTACCCGCTGCCGCCACTACGCCGATATTGTGGAAGGTACCCAGGTCAAGCTGCTCGACACCCGCAAGACACTTCCCGGCCTGCGCCTGGCGCAGAAATATGCAGTGACCTGCGGCGGATGCCATAACCACCGCATCGGCCTGTTCGACGCCTTCCTTATAAAGGAAAACCACATCGCCGCCTGCGGCGGCGTCGCCCAGGCAATTTCCGCTGCCCATCAGATCGCCCCCGGCAAACCAGTTGAAGTGGAAGTGGAAAGCCTGGAAGAACTGCGCGAAGCGCTGGAAGCCGGCGCCGATATCGTCATGCTCGACGAGCTGTCACTGGAAGACATGCGGGAAGCCGTGAAACTCACCGCCGGCCGCGCCAAACTGGAAGCCTCGGGCGGGATCAATGACAGCACATTGCGTGTGATAGCTGAGACGGGCGTGGACTACATCTCTCTAGGGACGCTGACCAAGGATGTGAAGGCGGTGGATTTGTCGATGCGACTGTCGCTATAA
- a CDS encoding prepilin-type N-terminal cleavage/methylation domain-containing protein has product MKSLKKQKGFTLIELMIVIAIIGILAAIAIPQFNDYRQKANDTSAVADVKNGVTSIISSLR; this is encoded by the coding sequence ATGAAGTCTCTTAAGAAGCAAAAGGGTTTTACCCTGATCGAGCTGATGATCGTGATCGCGATCATCGGTATTCTGGCTGCTATCGCCATTCCTCAGTTTAATGATTATCGTCAAAAAGCGAACGATACTTCGGCGGTTGCTGATGTGAAGAACGGTGTTACATCTATTATTTCTTCTCTGCGCTAA
- a CDS encoding ABC transporter ATP-binding protein produces MSAVLEFKGVSHTFRAKGKELRALNNVNFALTEGEVFGFVGPNGAGKSTTIKVMLDIINDYQGKVSIYGVDAHRAEARQPLAFVPESPALYEQFTPLEILRMGLSMYGIKRKDADVWCMYWLERFSVDMNAKRRIRELSKGNVQRVALAHAMAVQPKLLVLDEPLSGLDPVGRKDVVDILTEFKQQGGAIFFTSHVLHDVERIADRFGFINKGELLTVRSPRELAAERADDMLVRYHASQPIGEPLRVLREGEFECEVLQADLPAFIAQLNQLGGHLLTIKPAVSLETVFFNILDSASNKTPA; encoded by the coding sequence TTGAGCGCTGTACTGGAGTTCAAAGGCGTCAGTCATACCTTTCGCGCCAAAGGTAAGGAACTTCGCGCACTGAATAACGTGAATTTCGCTCTCACCGAAGGCGAAGTCTTCGGTTTCGTTGGCCCTAATGGTGCCGGTAAGTCCACCACCATCAAAGTGATGCTGGATATCATCAACGACTATCAGGGCAAGGTAAGCATCTACGGTGTCGATGCTCATCGTGCCGAGGCACGTCAGCCTTTGGCGTTTGTGCCCGAGTCGCCAGCGCTCTATGAGCAGTTCACCCCGCTGGAAATACTGCGCATGGGCCTGTCCATGTATGGCATCAAGCGTAAGGACGCCGATGTCTGGTGCATGTACTGGCTGGAGCGCTTCTCCGTCGATATGAATGCCAAGCGGCGTATCCGTGAGTTATCCAAGGGCAATGTGCAGCGCGTGGCGCTGGCGCATGCCATGGCGGTGCAGCCCAAGTTGCTGGTGCTCGACGAGCCGCTGTCCGGCCTCGATCCGGTCGGGCGTAAGGATGTGGTGGATATCCTTACCGAGTTCAAGCAGCAGGGGGGGGCAATTTTCTTCACTTCTCACGTTTTGCACGATGTTGAACGTATCGCCGACCGCTTTGGTTTTATCAATAAAGGTGAGCTGCTGACCGTGCGCTCCCCGCGTGAGCTGGCGGCTGAGCGGGCTGACGATATGTTGGTGCGCTATCACGCGTCGCAGCCGATTGGTGAGCCGCTGCGTGTACTGCGTGAAGGTGAGTTTGAATGCGAGGTTTTGCAAGCGGATCTGCCAGCGTTCATTGCACAGTTGAATCAGCTTGGCGGCCATTTGCTGACGATCAAACCGGCTGTTTCGCTGGAGACGGTGTTTTTCAATATTCTCGACAGCGCCAGCAACAAAACCCCAGCCTGA